Below is a window of Brassica napus cultivar Da-Ae chromosome A5, Da-Ae, whole genome shotgun sequence DNA.
GGCATTATTTTATACTTACataatttacatttttgaaaaataaatttatattaaaattggtAAAGTACCAagttatatgaaaatataggacgaaatttatttaaactataacaatattttatattaaaatataaaataaaataatattaataaaatttaaaacataaaatgaaaaaatgttaacatttttttaaaatgaagtatattaattttataagaaataatatcttttaaacttcaataataaatttgattctaaaaattataaagccataaaattataatttttatgaatattaaataatatatttataaatatttatcagtcaaaaatatttttatcagaaACATAAATTGGTTTATATGTAATTTAATACGGTTTAATagttgcagaaaaaaaaaagagttgaaagaaacacaaaactcaaattttatattacaaAGAGCACACGTCATCGATCCGTGTCGTAAAACGGCACCAAAAGACACTTTCAACGGTTAGATTTCAATCACTCACTGACTCTCCCCCATCATATCGTTTGCATCTCCTGCAACCTTCACCTTTTTATCTCTTCCTTGcacaataatttaatttagttgaaattaaaagagaaaagaaaaacgaaaaaaacaaatttctctAAAGAATCACAATCTCatcaccttcttcttcctcctctgttttctctctctaaatccaTGGATCCTTCTCTGCCTCCTCCGTTCACTGCTTTTCCTCCCTTCACCAACTCCAACCCTTTCCCCCCTCCCCAACACCCCTTCTCCTCGGCCGTCGCGCAGGCTAACAACAACCAGTTCTTTCAACCATCGCCGCCAGTTCCTTCTCATCCATCCGTCAACCACCCTCATTACTCCGAAGTAAGCTTTGAGTTGGCTAGGGTAATGTTTTCAGTGACTGAATGTGTGTTCTTTATTTCTGTAGATGATTTGCAGTGCGATCTCTGCTTTGAACGAACCAGACGGGTCAAGCAAGCAAGCGATTTCGAGGTACATCGAGAGATTCTACACGGGGATACCTCCTGCTCATGGCTCTTTGCTGACTCACCATCTCAGGACTCTCAAGAACAGTGGTGTTCTCGTCATGGTGAAGAAATCTTACAAACTCGCAGCTGCTGTTCTTGAACCTCCCAGATCTGGTTTCAACGAGACCCAACAGTTACCTGATCCGGCCGCGACTTCTGCTCCTCAAACTCAAACTCAGAAGCGTGGTCGTGGTCGACCTCCAAAGGCAAAACCCACCTTGGAACAGAACCAGTTAGCTGTTTCTGAGCAGATGCAGGCTCAGCCGCCGCCAGTTAAGAGACCACCAGGTCGTCCCAGGAAAGATGGAGCTTTGCCGACAGTGAAGGCTTCCGTTCCCGGCGGTGAGGAAATTGCGAAGCGAAGAGGTCGGCCACCAAGTGGAAGGGCGGCGGGGAGGGAGAGAAAGCCAGCAGTGGTGCCGGCTCCGGTTTCGGTGTTTCCTTACGTTGCTAACGGTGGTGTTAGACGCAGAGGGAGACCGAAGAGACTTGACGCAGGTGCTTCTTCTGTTGCACCACCACCTAAGGCAGATGGTGGGGGAGAGCAGGTTGCCAAGAGAGGACGAGGACGGCCTCCTAAGATCGGAGGTGTGATCAGGAAGGCGATGAAGCCAAAGAGAGGCTATTTTCGTACTGGAAGACCCGTAGGAAGACCCAGAAAGGTAAACAATCTTACTATTATAGATCTTGATGTTTAAGTTTAAAGTTAGAACTTTTGTTTGGTCTTGTGAATAAATGTCACTTTCCACTCTGAATGTCACGTTCGTATCTCtccttgtttgtttgtttttggtgtactatttattattttaagatttcTCTCTGTTTGGTTATCAGTGGCTCGCTTTTGCTTGTAATAATTGTTTAGAATTACTTAGGAAAATGCACAAACCGTCCATCAACATTTTAAAAAGGATAAATCTTTGTTATTTAATCAAAGTTCAAGACTTTTGTGTGTTTCAAACTCTTTAGTATTGGTGACTATCCTCTAGAATTTgtttatgtattatgtatagGATGAGTTATCTTAATTATCTTGCATTTTGCAAACACAGAATGCTGCTTCAAAGGGTGCTTCCGGACAACAAGATACTAGCTTTGGTGAACTCAAGAAGAAGTTTGAATTGTTTGTAAGTCCTGTGTGATACTTATCCTGGTTTCATTTCCTTATAATTTTCCATGCTTAGGCTGCTTCTGGTCTTCTCTTGTTTATGCAGCAAGAGAAAGCTAAGGAAATTGTTAATGTGTTGAAAGCTGAGGTCGGAGGAAGTGATAATCAAGCTGTGGTTCAAGCTATACATGACTTGGAAGAGCTAACGGTAACAAAAAGGGAGACAGCAGAGGAGCCACGCTACATGGAAGACGTGCAGCCAGATGAACTATACTTTGAAAATGAACCCCAGCCCGACGGACATGGACAAGGGCAGGTGCAGACAGAAGCAGAGGCTATGCAAGAAGCTCTGTTCTGAAAAGAGCCGCCTTGGCACAACTTTGTAAAAGCTAGCAAGTGGTGGTGAGTTTGTTCGTCGTGTATTCCAtggatttttttaatcttaagGGTGTTTGGAGGagagaaaacagagaaaaatgaTGATGACTGTGTCTCTAACCAAACAACAAGGAGAGGTAGGGTAATGTCTGTAAAGTGATTAGGATGTTGCCATTGTGCATGTACCATCAATTACTATAAgccattgatttaattatatattggaTGGTCaagatttgttttttctctctctctctcttttctctgtAAATCTTATCCACCGTCAAAACCATCCCAACCGCCTTCGTCAAAACTCGATGTCGTGAATATGATTGAGTCACGATCGCACGAGCTCGAATGCGGGTAACTCTAACCACGGTGAGCTTCTTTACCTGAGCCGCTGCACTATTTGTCACCACAAAGCTCCGGTCACGGAGAAGTTTCTTGTGCTGCCATGTACTGTTTTCCTTCTCATGTTGTTTTATTTTACCGCCGAAAATCGCAGCTAACAAATCAACATGAAATCAAGAGCAACAAGACCAAGTCAAATGATTTGGGGatgtctttcatttttttcctaCCAATGAGCAAAAAATTCCCAAATTTTCTGCAAAATTTGTAATCCTAAGAAATTGGGGAAGAAGATGACATAATTACGATGATgccattaataaattaattattaaaaaaatattgtgtacACGTAGAcatgtgtacatgtgtacatttAGATGTTTATTAATTAAGTGTACACATGTGTACATTTGtgaaaactattaaaatcaCCCATATACTATGTACAccactttcatttttttgtgtgtttctgaTATTTTGTGTTATAATTTTAAGCTTAACACAAACAACTACATTCTTTTGATTTATCCTCCGATATACACGTGTACACGTCAAATGTTGTACACGTGTACGAGTACAAAACCAAATTATACCCTTTGACGTGTACACGTTTACTTCGAATGtgaatcacaaaaatatatcaaGTCAATTTTCACCATTCACATGTACATCAatccataaattattattttaacagTATCTGCATActtattgttttaataatatatatacacacataaaaatgtACATATGTACAAATATAATCATGTACACATATAAACATGTACACATGTGCACATGTATACATATCATTTGTAAGATTTGATATATTGTATTATCTATTTTGGTATTTCGATTAGCAACCACCAATCCACCTATATGTGCATAGATTCGCCACAAATATTAATGGGCTTGTAGTTTAACACAAACAACTACATTCTTTTGATTTATCTTCTGATATACATGTGTACACGCCAAAAtgatgtacatgtgtacacgcACCCAACCAAATTTATACCCTTTGACGTGTACGCGTTTACTTCGAATGTGAATCATAAACATAGATCAAGTCAGTGATAAGTAACAAATCCATCAATGTTTATGGTGAATTTGTACACATACATGTGGATTGTTCATTGCTTAAACAAAtaccaaaataaataagaagATAGATCAAGTCAAACataagattttaatatttttttagcatTTGGGATTTCTTTAATACTCATTTATATATCATGATTTTAGTGGTTTCAAGATTTTATTTTAggttattttaatcattttatatttcatttagaTGCTAGTATTGCATTATGATTACATAATTGCATAAAGCATGGGATGAATTACAGAATAAGACGTTTTGGTTCAAATCGAGAGGTTAGTTGTGCGTATTTAGAAATTTTGGggtcaaaaccaaaaaattgaaaatataaggGATCAGATGTGCAAAAATTAAGAATTTGCCCCATTAGATCTGTCAGTTCACGATACTGAGATCTTGGCGGAAGAAAAAGGTTAGTTGGCTAATTAAACAGAAGAGGAAGCTTGAACGAGATGATTTCACGGTGGCAGCAGATATTGATTATGAAGAAAAAGACGTGATGACGAACAACGATAGTGTTATTTGCGGTGGAGAGAGGCTTTGTTCAGATTCTAAGATTCAAATTAATGGTAAATGATATGGAATCAGTTAGATAGAATTTTGACGCTGCTACTTCCGCCTCAATCTAAAACGAATCTGCCATTTTTGCAAAACCAAACTATTGTTGcttttgttagaaaaaaaatggagaagaagatgaaataaGTGAGTGGGTCCTATTAGTTATGTTTTGGTTAGAAATGAATGAAATGAGTTAAAGAAAGTGTCTAAGGAGTAGAATGTGTCTTCTTGTgtaataaaaactcaaaatgtgtctatatataaaataactctttttttcctccaaaatcttttgaatttgaaaaaatggGTATTTTACAGTTTTAGTTATTCAGCTTTCTTAAAAGTAATCACAAAATTCTGAATTATTATGTAAAACATTGCCATTTAAAAAAGTTGTAACTAGAACTTATAAACTACccattttaaacaataaaaatatatataatatcgtttttttttaacaatttatatatatttgtaaattctGTTTGACCATTTTTCATTACCTAAAAATCTGTAAAATTAATTcggtaaaattaattaaaaaaaaacaagatttgtCGATAACATAAAAAGAAGGACACCAGGTGGACCCAACCCAACAGATTCAGAATCTCAGGGTCGTTCGTTTTGCTCTCCAAGCGCTCGAGCCATAGTGTGGCTACCTTGTAACCGTCACACGTCATCTCTACTATTTCTTCTTCGCCAAGCGTTCTTCAGTATCACTCACTCGCAGACCTTCGTCCTTAGGTGAAACAAACAAGGTACGTGCATTGCGAAACCCTAGCTTTACATACTGTTGTTCATCCCTGGATCTTTAAGAGTTCTTCAAGGTTTTTAAGCGGAATCGAGTTTGTATTGTTTATTAGTTTAGTATTCTTTGAAGTCCGCTTCCGTTGACCCGCTTTTTCTCTGATTCGAATCTTAGATTCCTCATGGCGAAAACAGCTAGAACTCCTTCCGCGTCTCACGGAGCTGGTCCCGAAGTTCCAAGATCCGATGCCGCCGGCAACAAACTTCCTTCTGGCTCCACCGCTGCTACTGATTCTCAGAAACGCGGCCGTGGACGACCGCCGAAGTCCAAATCCGACTCTCAGGACGGTGCCGTTTCAGCAGCTCAGCCGGCTAGGAAACCAAGCGGTCGCCCGAAAAGAAACCTAGCTACAGCAGCTGTTGCGACTGCGCCTGCGGCAGCAGGTAGGCCAAGGAGGTCCAACACTGTGCGTGCGACGGAGTCTCAGGTCGCTGGATCTAGGAAGCGTGGGAGGCCAAAGAAAGATGATGTGGCAGCTCCAGCTAAGAAACGTGGACGGAAACCTAAATCTGAACCTGTTGCTAAGAAGACTGTGGGCAGGCCAAAGAATGTAACTTCTCTTCTACATCCTTGTCTTTATTAATTAATGCGTCCAACCAACGTTGAGTTGGCCTAGTGGTAAAGGGGTTGCAGCTGTAACTTCCGCTCACGGTGAGAGAGATTATTTACAATGATTGGATTCCCGGTAAAGAGGTGAAAACAACTTtgtatttaacattttaccaaaaaagaaaaaaattaatgcgtCCAAATTGCTTAGAGAAAAGTCGTATATTACtaagtttttggttatttttgacTGTTTCTTTTAAGTGTGTAGTATAGAAACTTTGAAAAGATGTGCATATTTGGTTAGTGTAATCTTATTAGATTTCCTAaagctttttttgtttgttgtataATCTATCTGAAAATGCAAGTGCTTGGTATATTTGGCAAGTCGTTATTATCTCATATGAGTCAATGTACCTACAACCATTTAGTTTATGTACCATATTATTATGCTTATACAACTGTTTATATACTGGGCAGGGAGCATCAGACCCAAGAGAGCTCAAGAAGAAAGCCGCACTCTTAGTAAGTCAACCATCACCAGTTTGCTTCTATAGTGATATTGGTTTACAATACTGTATGCATTTTCATCAGTTTGGTTTACACATTATATGTTAGTGTGGGATCACAAAAGATAACTAGGAAACATATTTATCATGATTTTAGATTGTGTAGTTTCGCTTAGAAGATAAGATGGAGGGAAATGAATGATCATTTGACTAGttgaaaaggaaagaagaaaaactctGTCATGATAATTGTTTTGAATGAATGTATTGTTGCAGCAAAAGAAAGTGAAGCAGGCTGCAGATAAGCTGAAGATAGCAGTTTCAGCAATCGAGGAGGTCCAAGAGATAGCTGCAGGAATGTAGAAGCTGTGATGTGACACGTCCACAAAAATCTTAATGGTGTTAGGGAAACATTTGTTTGGAGAATTTAAGACTGAttgatttgatgtttgatttccAAATTTAGGTTTGTCTGTACGTTCGTAGGGAGTGGTACAAGAAGAGAAAACAGTTTTAGTGTTAATTGGTTCGTACTCTTTGATGATCTCTTGTGTAGCTGTTACATGGGGAATCTACCCTTTTGTGAGTTTAACTCTTTTGTTCTGAATTGAATGTTTTGTAGTGACTAAACTGTGTTATGCTCTGTCCATACATATTTCTGTGAAACGATTCATCTCTCAGTTTAGTGGTTAATCCTTGTCTTCCACAAGATGATATGACACCCTATACAGATGAAGATGAGTGCTTTAGCTGAAAGAAGATTGGTGATCATTGCTCCCTTCTCTGCAAACATAGGCAAGGTAAAAGATAGTGTATCGATTGtttaaaaaagagagaaaaagacgTATAATGGAAAGGCAACCTTCATACAAGTCTCTGAACAAATTACCACCACAACATTAGAATTAGATTGTCGCAAAAACTAACTAAAATACTCAAACAGCAACAGTATTTTATTTCTCTAAGACAAATCCGGAAGAAGTCTGTAAATTCGTTTTGTTTCTAATAACATAGCCTGCAACTATTATAAGATAAAAATCACTAAACATAATTCGTTGGAAGACTGATCGAATTGCAATTAGGTACGTAAGTCACATTCATGGGGTCAGCCAATCagatagatagtataaattcaTACAGAAAAGGGGCAACGAAGGAAGACTCACCTGCGGCGAAGGTGGGTGGACGGGAGAAAACCAAGACAGATTAATCCCCAAATCTGCATTTAAGATCGCTTTGGTATCTGACTGCAATCTGACAGCAATCATGAGATATAGTAAAGGAGTAGTTTGGTCATTCCCTTTTTATAGAGACTCGGAAATTTTTTGTTACGAGCAAACAAATCTCAGCTTCGACAAATAAAAGTCCCCAACGCCGATATTAAATCGAAAAATGGAAATTAACAGATCAATTAATactttcaaaaaagaaaaaagttccGATCATTTAAacacataaaaagaaaataaccaaagtctataaataataaatgaaacCCTGATCCTCCGTAATCACTTTTTTGTTATAAAGACTAATCATTTCTTCGTTAGTCAAACTTCTCTCgtccttttattttcttttagtaaaaatgttaaaatattattaccaaCTTTCATAGTTTTGACAGAGTTGCAAAGACGACAAGAAACAGagaacatcaaaaaaaaaatctaaacacaTACACGATCTAAACGCAACAGAGACCAAATACAACAAACATGTCGCTATCCCGAGGCTTCAACTGATCCGAACCATCGCTTGCTGCAAAAAGAAGCGCCGCAGTTAAAATCGAGAGATAGAACCCGATAATTTTGACCTCGCCGATGATCTACTCTTTATGATAGGCTCGGCCAAAAACTACTTGAGAAGGACTTCCGAGCATCCGCCACCCGAACACACAGCCACGCCAGAGGCCAAGACCGCATCACACTGAAACCGAGCATTTATTGGATGCAAATGCCACCAAGGACGCAAGCGCAAAAGACCTAAACAAAAGGGGATGAAGGCAACAACAACTCCACACCAACATTCGGGATCCTCTGAGCAACTCGAAAGAGCCCATCCACCAAAGGCAGCACGCAAGCGACTGACTTCAGAACTGGAATGATGAGATCAAACAACGCGGAATGGAGAGACTCGAACATGGATAGACCCTAAGAACCAGGGGTCTGACCGGTTTGCAAACGGAACCGAAGCAAACGCGGTACATGAAGAGCAGCCGAAAGAGGACCCAAGTGCTTGTCGGATCAAGAGACGCAAACCACCACCAACGCCAAGGTAGAGCGCCATGGAAAGGGGAGGACAAGTAGGAGCTCCACGAATACAGAGAGAATCAAAGCCATATACGACTTCGAAACGACATCCAAGTTGTGTGTGGCCAAAGGAGAGGCTAACGGAATGCTACAAGACGAAGATGTAAAACAACTAAAGCACACCATTGAGGAAGAACCTCGCCGTACCTACTGCACAACGAACTCCGTGAACCCTGTTCGACGAGACGCCTAGTGTGAAGGAAGAAGCACACACCACCGTAGCACTCCGCCGGACAACAGAAGACATGAAACGCTGGTAGACGAGCAGATCCAGGTCGAAATAGTCTCCAACCAAAGCCACACGCcgccaataaaaaaaaacgccGGAGATCTGAAAAGAGGAAAATCGACTACAAAAGCATCCCTACCCAAAACCCGACCCTAGCCTCTGACCCTCACTACGCCATCCTTCGCGGAAGATGCTATAAGAAAATCGCAAACCTATTTACAGAAGAACTAAGAACCGTTTCATGGATAAGCATATAACAAATCGCAAACATCGTTATGAAATAAGTAAGAAACGTTCCGCGGTAGTGTTAGAAAGCATAACGCAAATCGTTATGAGGTAAGtaagaaacgtttcgcggaagtgctaaAAGAAAATCGCTAACGTCGTTCGAACAACCGTTTATAATCCTTGAAcctgattgaaactttataaaCCGTTTTATAAATCGTTTTTCAACCTGATTGAAGCTTTAGACATAATTCGAATAAGAGTTAAGATTGTTGAAGCCGAATTACCGGATCGATACATACGATATAATAAAAGACAATGTTAAGGAAAATAGACGATTCTAAAACCgaaacaa
It encodes the following:
- the LOC125608945 gene encoding putative DNA-binding protein At1g48610 — its product is MAKTARTPSASHGAGPEVPRSDAAGNKLPSGSTAATDSQKRGRGRPPKSKSDSQDGAVSAAQPARKPSGRPKRNLATAAVATAPAAAGRPRRSNTVRATESQVAGSRKRGRPKKDDVAAPAKKRGRKPKSEPVAKKTVGRPKNGASDPRELKKKAALLQKKVKQAADKLKIAVSAIEEVQEIAAGM
- the LOC125608944 gene encoding histone H1.8-like, with amino-acid sequence MDPSLPPPFTAFPPFTNSNPFPPPQHPFSSAVAQANNNQFFQPSPPVPSHPSVNHPHYSEMICSAISALNEPDGSSKQAISRYIERFYTGIPPAHGSLLTHHLRTLKNSGVLVMVKKSYKLAAAVLEPPRSGFNETQQLPDPAATSAPQTQTQKRGRGRPPKAKPTLEQNQLAVSEQMQAQPPPVKRPPGRPRKDGALPTVKASVPGGEEIAKRRGRPPSGRAAGRERKPAVVPAPVSVFPYVANGGVRRRGRPKRLDAGASSVAPPPKADGGGEQVAKRGRGRPPKIGGVIRKAMKPKRGYFRTGRPVGRPRKNAASKGASGQQDTSFGELKKKFELFQEKAKEIVNVLKAEVGGSDNQAVVQAIHDLEELTVTKRETAEEPRYMEDVQPDELYFENEPQPDGHGQGQVQTEAEAMQEALF